The Boseongicola sp. DNA segment ATCATGACCGAGTGGTCGATAACCAGATCAACGGGGTTCAGCGGGTTAATCTTTTCGGCGTCGCCACCAAGGGCCACGATACCGTCGCGCATGGCGGCCAGATCGACCACGGCAGGCACGCCGGTGAAATCCTGCATCAGGACGCGGGCAGGGCGATAAGCAATCTCGCGTGGGTTTTTGCCGCCTTTGTCGGCCCATTCCGAAAAGGCCCGGATGTCGTCAACCGAAACCGTCTTGGCATCTTCGAACCGCAGCATGTTTTCCAGCACGACCTTCAGGGCGGCGGGCAGGCGGGCGAATGAGCCGAGACCTGCGGCTTCTGCGGCCGGGATAGAGTAATAGTCGACGGACTGTGCGCCGACAGACAGAGTTTTGCGGGTGTTGGAAGAATCGTGGCCGACGGTAATGGGCATAGGGCAATCTCCGGGTTTTTCGCAGAAATGCGGCTGGTTTTGACGCGGGAATACTCCCATGAATGGGGGTGGCGCAAGGGGGGTGCGTCGATTTTGTATACCATGGTGTACAATTTGCGTCGTGAAGATTCTGTAACGCACTCTCGCAAAACCTTGATTGGTATCGCGCGTTGGTCTGAGTTACTCACAATTGCGGAGTGGGCGTAAGTTTGGGATGACAGATATGGTGCGAATGAGTGCAATCATAACGGCGGTTTGGGCTGGCTTTTCCGAATTGGCTGTGGCTGAGAGCCCGGTTGTTGTTGAGCTGTATACGTCTCAAGGATGTTCGTCCTGTCCGCCGGCTGACAAATTGCTGGGCGAAATTGCGCAGCGCGATGACGTAATCGCATTGGCCCTGCATGTCGATTATTGGGACTATATTGGTTGGAAAGATGAATTCGCCGATCCAGCTCATACAGTGCGCCAGCGCGGCTATTCACATGCCGCCGGGAAACGTACGATCTATACGCCGCAAATGGTCATTGGTGGGCGCGATCATGTAGTGGGTTCGCGGCCCATGAAGGTTTTTGAGCTGTTAGAAGACCATTGGAAAACGCCATACGCCGCCGATGTGAGGCTTGAGCGCAACGGCAATCGCGTTACCGTTCGAATTTCTGCAGAGAGCGGTATGCCATCAGGAGGCGCATTGGTTCAACTTGCGACATTCCGAGAAAAGGAAACGGTAGATATACGCCGTGGCGAAAACCGTGGACGCACGCTGACCTATCACAACGTTGTCGGGCAGATGATTGAGATCGGAGAATGGAACGGGCGCGGAACGTATCGTGCATCTATTCAGGTGCCTGCAACCACTCCGATTGCAGTTTTGGTCCAACA contains these protein-coding regions:
- a CDS encoding DUF1223 domain-containing protein, encoding MSAIITAVWAGFSELAVAESPVVVELYTSQGCSSCPPADKLLGEIAQRDDVIALALHVDYWDYIGWKDEFADPAHTVRQRGYSHAAGKRTIYTPQMVIGGRDHVVGSRPMKVFELLEDHWKTPYAADVRLERNGNRVTVRISAESGMPSGGALVQLATFREKETVDIRRGENRGRTLTYHNVVGQMIEIGEWNGRGTYRASIQVPATTPIAVLVQQPNYGPMLGAAQLK